One segment of Carya illinoinensis cultivar Pawnee chromosome 1, C.illinoinensisPawnee_v1, whole genome shotgun sequence DNA contains the following:
- the LOC122279649 gene encoding uncharacterized protein C23H3.12c isoform X2 has translation MRARLVVFPIRGRDWCFSRSINHSLDSSSSSGSTFSQTPSTLKDLWRDISSNPKPFNANAELLVDFVSLKMNRAWAGLEKAPQGTIKNKIHGLGLRLLARVKPSEIFFKSITKDVTNVEVTYPLSLNARLVRRRLRHIAMRGAIIHKKYFYGSVTLLPVTTVFTVLPLPNIPFFWVLFRTYSHWRALQGSEKLLQLVSDSSSTMNSTTGNGNEDKHGDSLHGIHNSLGFPCPSKELEELVHRGDGHDGLSKCTISDICKVFDLNTNDVLKYRVFM, from the exons ATGAGAGCGAGATTGGTGGTGTTCCCGATAAGAGGGAGGGACTGGTGCTTCTCTAGATCCATTAATCATTCTcttgattcttcttcttcttccggTTCCACTTTTTCTCAAACACCTTCCACATTGAAAGATCTGTGGCGGGATATCTCCTCCAATCCCAAGCCCTTCAATGCTAATGCCGAACTCCTCGTCGATTTCGTCTCTCTCAAG ATGAATAGAGCTTGGGCTGGTCTGGAGAAAGCGCCTCAAGGAACCATCAAGAACAAGATTCACGG ATTGGGACTGCGGCTTTTGGCGCGAGTTAAGCCCTCtgagattttcttcaaatctatTACAAAGGACGTCACAAATGTTGAAGTTACCTACCCGTTAAG TTTAAATGCACGGCTTGTGCGGCGAAGATTACGACATATTGCCATGAg GGGAGCTATCATCCACAAGAAGTACTTTTATGGTTCAGTTACATTGCTTCCTGTGACAACTGTGTTTACT GTTTTACCATTGCCCAACATTCCATTCTTTTGGGTTTTGTTCCGCACTTATTCTCACTGGCGAGCTCTTCAG GGAAGTGAGAAGCTCCTTCAGCTTGTCTCAGATAGTTCTTCAACTATGAACTCTACTACAGGGAACGGGAATGAGGACAAGCATGGTGACTCTCTTCATGGGATCCATAATTCACTTGGTTTTCCATGC CCGTCAAAGGAACTTGAGGAACTTGTTCATCGTGGAGATGGGCATGACGGTCTCAGCAAATGTACCATTTCGGACATCTGCAAGGTCTTTGATTTGAACACAAATGATGTTCTAAAATACAGGGTGTTTATGTAA
- the LOC122279664 gene encoding O-fucosyltransferase 36-like: MERRSSSDEEDDRENLIPQNDDVKHLPPTTRSPFHIDDFHSTMRRRFHLHFNKRYLLAILLPLLILVLYFSTRNLFPSGLRFDRMRESELRALYLLRQQQLGLFSLWNNSQLETGNRSFVQSIAYLDDLKSALLKQISLTKEIQQVLLSSHRYGNLSEFQSNFQDPSLSGGYGFGRCGKVDQKMNERRTIEWKPKSNKYLFAICLSGQMSNHLICLEKHMFFAALLDRLLVIPSSKVDYQYNRVLDIDHINECFGRKVVVSFEEFSEAKKNHMHIDSFKCYFSLPQPCYVDEEHIKKLKSLGISMGNPEPAWVEDIKKPNKRTVQDVQSKFSSDDDVLAIGDIFYADVEQDWVMQPGGPLAHKCKTLIEPSRLILLTAQRFIQTFLGKNFVALHFRRHGFLKFCNAKRPSCFFPIPQAADCITRIVEKANAPVVYLSTDAAESETSLLQSLVVLGGKAVPLVKRPPHSSAEKWDALLYRHGLEDDSQVEAMLDKTICAMSSVFIGAPGSTFTEDILRLRKDWGSASLCDEYLCQGEDPNFVAENE, translated from the exons ATGGAGAGACGTTCGTCGTCGGACGAAGAGGACGACCGCGAGAACCTGATCCCGCAGAACGACGACGTCAAGCACCTCCCTCCCACTACTCGTTCGCCCTTCCACATTGACGATTTCCACTCCACAATGCGCCGGCGATTCCACCTCCACTTCAACAAGAGGTACCTACTTGCCATCCTCCTTCCTCTTCTCATCCTCGTCCTCTACTTCTCCACCCGCAACCTCTTCCCCTCTGGCCTCAGATTCGACCGCATGCGCGAATCCGAATTGCGCGCTCTTTATTTGTTGAGACAACAGCAACTAGGGCTTTTCAGTTTATGGAATAACTCCCAGTTGGAAACCGGGAACCGTTCGTTCGTACAGTCGATCGCATATCTCGACGATCTTAAATCTGCCCTGCTCAAGCAGATTTCCTTGACTAAAGAGATTCAGCAAGTTCTCTTGTCGTCCCATCGATACGGGAACTTGTCCGAGTTCCAATCCAATTTTCAGGACCCCAGTCTAAGCGGTGGTTATGGTTTCGGTAGGTGTGGAAAGGTGGACCAGAAGATGAATGAGCGAAGAACCATTGAGTGGAAGCCGAAATCAAATAAATACTTGTTCGCAATTTGCCTGTCCGGGCAGATGTCAAACCATTTGATTTGCTTGGAGAAGCACATGTTCTTTGCGGCTCTGCTTGACCGGCTTTTGGTCATTCCGAGCTCCAAAGTGGATTACCAGTACAATAGGGTTTTGGATATTGATCATATTAATGAATGCTTTGGGAGAAAGGTTGTTGTTTCGTTTGAGGAGTTTTCCGAGGCTAAGAAGAATCATATGCACATAGATAGttttaaatgttatttttcGCTGCCTCAGCCTTGTTATGTGGATGAGGAGCACATTAAGAAGCTAAAATCGTTGGGAATTTCGATGGGGAACCCTGAGCCTGCTTGGGTTGAGGATATTAAGAAGCCAAACAAGAGAACTGTTCAAGATGTTCAGTCCAAGTTCTCTTCGGATGACGATGTTCTTGCAATTGGAGACATTTTCTATGCGGATGTGGAGCAAGATTGGGTGATGCAGCCTGGTGGGCCGCTTGCTCACAAATGCAAGACGCTAATCGAACCAAGTCGTCTTATTTTACTTACAGCACAGCGTTTTATTCAGACATTCTTGGGAAAGAACTTCGTAGCACTTCACTTTCGGAGACACGGCTTCTTAAAGTTCTG CAATGCTAAAAGGCCCAGTTGCTTTTTCCCCATTCCTCAAGCTGCGGATTGCATCACTCGAATAGTTGAAAAAGCAAATGCACCAGTCGTTTATCTTTCAACTGATGCAGCTGAAAGTGAAACTAGTTTGTTGCAGTCACTAGTTGTGCTTGGAGGGAAGGCTGTACCACTTGTTAAAAGGCCTCCTCATAGTTCAGCTGAAAAATGGGATGCTTTGTTGTACAGACATGGCCTTGAGGATGACTCTCAG GTGGAAGCTATGCTGGATAAGACAATCTGCGCAATGTCTAGTGTATTTATTGGAGCCCCTGGATCAACATTCACGGAGGACATCTTGCGATTGCGGAAAGACTGGGGTTCAGCATCTCTGTGTGATGAGTACCTTTGCCAAGGTGAAGATCCAAACTTTGTGGCAGAAAACGAATGA
- the LOC122279649 gene encoding uncharacterized protein C23H3.12c isoform X1, whose translation MRARLVVFPIRGRDWCFSRSINHSLDSSSSSGSTFSQTPSTLKDLWRDISSNPKPFNANAELLVDFVSLKMNRAWAGLEKAPQGTIKNKIHGLGLRLLARVKPSEIFFKSITKDVTNVEVTYPLSLNARLVRRRLRHIAMRGAIIHKKYFYGSVTLLPVTTVFTVLPLPNIPFFWVLFRTYSHWRALQGSEKLLQLVSDSSSTMNSTTGNGNEDKHGDSLHGIHNSLGFPCVLQPSKELEELVHRGDGHDGLSKCTISDICKVFDLNTNDVLKYRVFM comes from the exons ATGAGAGCGAGATTGGTGGTGTTCCCGATAAGAGGGAGGGACTGGTGCTTCTCTAGATCCATTAATCATTCTcttgattcttcttcttcttccggTTCCACTTTTTCTCAAACACCTTCCACATTGAAAGATCTGTGGCGGGATATCTCCTCCAATCCCAAGCCCTTCAATGCTAATGCCGAACTCCTCGTCGATTTCGTCTCTCTCAAG ATGAATAGAGCTTGGGCTGGTCTGGAGAAAGCGCCTCAAGGAACCATCAAGAACAAGATTCACGG ATTGGGACTGCGGCTTTTGGCGCGAGTTAAGCCCTCtgagattttcttcaaatctatTACAAAGGACGTCACAAATGTTGAAGTTACCTACCCGTTAAG TTTAAATGCACGGCTTGTGCGGCGAAGATTACGACATATTGCCATGAg GGGAGCTATCATCCACAAGAAGTACTTTTATGGTTCAGTTACATTGCTTCCTGTGACAACTGTGTTTACT GTTTTACCATTGCCCAACATTCCATTCTTTTGGGTTTTGTTCCGCACTTATTCTCACTGGCGAGCTCTTCAG GGAAGTGAGAAGCTCCTTCAGCTTGTCTCAGATAGTTCTTCAACTATGAACTCTACTACAGGGAACGGGAATGAGGACAAGCATGGTGACTCTCTTCATGGGATCCATAATTCACTTGGTTTTCCATGC GTTTTGCAGCCGTCAAAGGAACTTGAGGAACTTGTTCATCGTGGAGATGGGCATGACGGTCTCAGCAAATGTACCATTTCGGACATCTGCAAGGTCTTTGATTTGAACACAAATGATGTTCTAAAATACAGGGTGTTTATGTAA